A region from the Aliarcobacter thereius LMG 24486 genome encodes:
- a CDS encoding RNA recognition motif domain-containing protein → MNIYVGNLSYKMSDKDLEAVFAKFGAVKSAKIIMDRETGRSKGFAFVEMEEASAGNAAIEALNGKETDGRTLRVNEAKPKEDRPRDSRPRREF, encoded by the coding sequence ATGAACATTTACGTAGGTAATTTATCGTATAAAATGAGCGATAAAGATTTAGAAGCAGTATTTGCTAAGTTTGGTGCAGTTAAAAGTGCAAAAATAATTATGGATAGAGAAACTGGAAGATCAAAAGGTTTTGCATTTGTTGAAATGGAAGAAGCTAGTGCTGGAAATGCTGCGATCGAAGCTCTAAATGGTAAAGAGACTGATGGTAGAACTTTAAGAGTAAATGAAGCTAAACCAAAAGAAGATAGACCAAGAGATAGTAGACCAAGAAGAGAATTCTAG
- a CDS encoding response regulator transcription factor: protein MKILLLEDDLILNEILEEHLKKQNYEVTTTFFANEAIEYLYSESFDLLILDVNVPDQNGFDLLKELRDKNISTPAIFITSLNMIEDMQKGFDSGCDDYIKKPFELKELDLRVSNIKRLFNIGIKKEIKLKDNLILDLDNLSIRKDGNNFNITKKEFDILIYLYTKHQKVVSIDELINNIWSYEDSIEASTIRTYIKNLRKILGDHLILNIRGVGYKINI, encoded by the coding sequence ATGAAAATCTTACTTCTAGAAGATGATTTAATCTTAAATGAAATCTTAGAAGAACACTTAAAAAAACAGAATTACGAAGTTACAACTACCTTTTTTGCGAATGAAGCCATAGAATATTTATATTCTGAAAGTTTTGATTTGTTAATTTTAGACGTAAATGTTCCAGATCAAAATGGCTTTGACTTACTAAAAGAGTTAAGAGATAAGAATATTTCAACTCCAGCTATATTTATAACATCATTAAATATGATAGAAGATATGCAAAAAGGTTTTGATAGTGGATGTGATGATTATATAAAAAAACCTTTTGAGTTAAAAGAGCTTGACTTACGAGTTAGTAATATAAAAAGATTATTTAATATAGGAATAAAAAAAGAGATTAAATTAAAAGATAATTTAATCTTAGATCTTGATAACTTAAGTATAAGAAAAGATGGAAATAATTTTAATATAACAAAAAAAGAGTTTGATATATTAATTTATCTTTATACTAAGCATCAAAAAGTGGTTAGTATAGATGAACTTATAAACAATATATGGTCATATGAAGATAGTATAGAAGCTAGTACTATCCGAACTTATATAAAGAATTTAAGAAAAATCCTGGGTGACCACTTGATATTGAATATTAGAGGAGTTGGTTATAAAATTAACATCTAA
- a CDS encoding sensor histidine kinase: MGSSFILLLLSLFFYYQNEKTLYIDLVKSNMQTLVSKASNEIIVSHMSNKKFNKDNILNNNEYKIAFYNKEKEYLFGSFNDELNEDIGFFYNEEKIKLIDNSTVGHLGIWYIVLEDFSLNSRITSLKYQIFIIFILVYLIISLVGYSLAKLFLKPIEDERDRLNNFIKDTTHELNTPISAIIMSSQDKNLSEKQIERIKLSAKRVSEIYSDLTYLFLDNKNKRIEEELDLKKIIEEEIIAFEPMISRKKIKVKFNLKEFSYKIDRDDFIRVFNNLISNAIKYNKMGGDIEIILNDNSLEIKDSGIGIDRDKIDDIFKRYYRATTQSGGFGLGLNIVNMICTNYKIKLEIESIKNNGSTFKLIF; encoded by the coding sequence TTGGGATCTTCTTTTATTTTACTTCTTTTATCACTATTTTTTTACTATCAAAATGAGAAAACATTATATATTGATTTAGTAAAATCAAATATGCAAACTCTTGTTTCAAAAGCATCAAATGAGATAATAGTATCTCATATGAGTAATAAAAAGTTTAACAAAGATAATATTTTAAATAATAATGAATATAAAATTGCTTTTTATAACAAAGAAAAAGAGTATTTGTTTGGTTCATTTAATGATGAATTAAATGAAGATATAGGGTTTTTTTATAATGAAGAGAAAATAAAATTAATAGATAATTCAACTGTTGGACATTTGGGTATTTGGTATATTGTTTTAGAAGACTTTAGTTTAAATAGTAGAATTACATCATTGAAATATCAAATATTTATTATATTTATACTTGTATATTTAATTATCTCTTTAGTTGGATATAGTTTAGCAAAGTTATTTCTAAAGCCAATAGAAGATGAAAGAGATAGGTTAAATAACTTTATAAAAGATACAACTCATGAGTTAAATACTCCAATTAGTGCAATTATAATGTCAAGTCAAGATAAAAATTTAAGTGAGAAACAGATTGAGAGAATAAAATTAAGTGCAAAAAGAGTGAGTGAAATTTATAGTGATTTGACTTATCTTTTTTTAGATAATAAAAATAAAAGAATTGAAGAAGAGTTAGACTTAAAGAAAATCATTGAAGAAGAAATTATAGCTTTTGAGCCTATGATTTCAAGGAAAAAAATAAAAGTGAAGTTTAATTTAAAAGAATTTTCTTATAAAATAGATAGAGATGATTTTATAAGAGTATTTAATAATCTAATCTCAAATGCAATTAAATATAATAAAATGGGTGGAGATATAGAAATAATCTTAAATGATAATAGTTTAGAGATAAAAGATAGTGGAATAGGAATAGATAGAGATAAAATAGATGATATTTTTAAAAGATATTACAGAGCAACAACTCAAAGTGGTGGTTTTGGATTAGGCTTAAATATTGTTAATATGATATGTACAAACTACAAAATTAAACTAGAGATAGAGTCTATTAAGAATAATGGCTCAACTTTTAAACTTATCTTTTAA
- a CDS encoding AraC family transcriptional regulator — translation MQNKAKDILTYKNKLGITALKADINNLILKKHSHEEYHFGITLKGEQKYILDGSSIISYKNGVTIFNPDQIHESKLGKYEYIMLLIKEELLMEAMKRKEKINFSTSLTYNEKLKDDLIKLSNAILNQENELLCRELVLNVVDNFSNKDLIYTYNKDKIFIEKSKEMIYYELENILNLEQISDELNISKFQFIRRFKLNTGITPYQYFLNTKLNHAKKYLDSTKDLYGAVVEFGFSDLSHFNRLFKRVYGITPFDYISSIK, via the coding sequence ATGCAGAACAAAGCAAAAGACATACTTACATATAAGAATAAATTAGGAATTACAGCCTTAAAAGCAGATATAAATAATTTAATTTTAAAAAAGCATTCACACGAAGAGTATCACTTTGGTATCACTTTAAAAGGTGAACAAAAATATATATTAGATGGTTCTTCTATAATTTCTTACAAAAATGGAGTTACAATATTTAATCCAGATCAAATACATGAAAGTAAGCTAGGGAAATATGAATATATAATGCTTCTAATCAAAGAAGAGCTTCTTATGGAAGCTATGAAAAGAAAAGAGAAGATAAATTTTTCTACATCATTAACTTATAATGAAAAGTTAAAAGATGATTTAATAAAGCTTTCAAATGCTATTTTAAATCAAGAGAATGAGCTTCTTTGTAGAGAATTAGTATTAAATGTAGTAGATAATTTTTCAAATAAAGATTTAATTTACACTTATAATAAAGATAAAATTTTTATAGAGAAATCAAAAGAGATGATATATTATGAGCTTGAGAATATATTAAATCTAGAACAAATATCAGATGAGTTAAATATCTCAAAATTTCAATTTATTAGAAGATTTAAGTTAAATACAGGAATAACTCCTTATCAATACTTTTTAAATACAAAATTAAATCATGCCAAGAAATATTTAGATTCAACAAAAGATCTTTATGGTGCTGTTGTGGAGTTTGGTTTTTCTGATTTATCACATTTTAATAGACTATTCAAAAGGGTTTATGGAATAACCCCTTTTGATTATATA